One segment of Cetobacterium sp. NK01 DNA contains the following:
- a CDS encoding ABC transporter substrate-binding protein yields MKRIIVIFFLLFSNIFSLDIDGKYVIGEKGEKIILKEYSRIVVYNFGAAEILYKLGAGNKIVAIANHSKEIWPKEKTEKLPLAGNISKPSLEKILSYNPDLVIFNVMGNEKIGLDKFNIPSITFSNKNLNDILKNTLILGKLTNKESESIKVVEELNNKLNYIKGNLKLEGKALVLYSDTPPTSFEKKSLPVEILETLGLEVIVPEMGKKPIVSSEYILKENPDYIIGTRSIKNIDGIVNGIPLIEETKAYKTKNIHVIDSSEILRASHRVFDEIEKVYFQLKK; encoded by the coding sequence ATGAAAAGGATAATTGTGATTTTTTTTCTATTATTCTCAAATATCTTTTCTTTAGATATAGATGGGAAATATGTTATTGGGGAAAAAGGAGAAAAGATAATCTTAAAAGAGTATAGCAGAATAGTTGTATATAACTTTGGTGCTGCAGAAATTTTATATAAACTTGGAGCTGGAAATAAAATTGTAGCAATAGCAAACCATAGTAAAGAGATATGGCCAAAAGAAAAAACAGAAAAATTACCATTAGCTGGAAATATATCAAAACCATCATTAGAAAAGATATTATCTTATAATCCCGATTTGGTTATTTTTAATGTTATGGGAAATGAAAAGATAGGATTAGATAAATTTAATATTCCTTCAATAACTTTTTCTAATAAAAATTTAAATGACATTTTAAAAAATACATTGATTTTAGGAAAACTAACAAATAAAGAAAGTGAGAGTATAAAGGTTGTAGAAGAATTGAATAATAAATTAAACTATATAAAAGGTAATTTAAAATTAGAGGGCAAAGCTTTAGTATTATATTCTGATACTCCTCCAACATCTTTTGAAAAAAAATCTCTTCCTGTAGAAATATTAGAAACATTGGGATTAGAGGTCATAGTACCAGAAATGGGTAAAAAACCAATAGTTTCTTCAGAGTATATTTTAAAAGAAAATCCAGATTATATAATAGGAACTAGAAGTATAAAAAATATTGACGGGATAGTAAATGGAATACCTTTAATTGAAGAAACAAAAGCTTATAAAACTAAAAACATACACGTAATTGATTCAAGTGAAATACTAAGAGCTTCCCATAGAGTTTTCGATGAAATAGAAAAAGTTTATTTTCAATTAAAAAAATAA
- a CDS encoding M23 family metallopeptidase — protein sequence MKRGKKIVIGILVFLVTSVFYREFTLKNNEAKNKEIIENKEVVKIESNIETETVVMEKTETIEKNTEENVENKITSSKSEVTKIENKKIEESIVDESSLEDLELENKIAKEWDDQEGQELAELDNTIDLEEKIVLENMEYVIKKGDTISDLSKEYKIRTDYIYANNIDKNLRVLQIGKKINIPTEPGIFYSVKKGDTFEGLSKRFEVDVKTIKEDNEVDRLLVGAKIFLREPKVSRYLNSFKQEYVKKTNLGTFSNPLMAMSLTSSFGSRKHPVLKRVLNHAGVDLKAKTGTKVVSAREGVVSFAGRASGYGKLIIIKHSDGYETRYAHLSKIDVKKGQKVSQNQHIALSGATGRVSGPHLHFEIRKNGKIENPLTYLKF from the coding sequence ATGAAAAGAGGGAAAAAGATAGTAATAGGTATTTTAGTCTTTTTAGTAACATCAGTTTTTTACAGAGAGTTTACATTAAAGAATAACGAGGCTAAAAATAAAGAGATAATTGAAAATAAAGAGGTTGTAAAAATAGAGAGTAATATAGAGACTGAAACCGTTGTAATGGAAAAAACAGAAACTATAGAAAAAAATACTGAAGAAAATGTTGAAAATAAAATTACTTCGTCAAAAAGTGAAGTAACTAAGATAGAAAATAAAAAAATAGAAGAATCTATAGTAGATGAATCATCGTTAGAGGATTTAGAATTAGAGAATAAAATAGCTAAAGAGTGGGACGATCAAGAGGGACAAGAATTAGCAGAACTTGATAATACTATTGATTTAGAAGAAAAAATAGTTTTAGAAAATATGGAGTATGTTATTAAAAAAGGAGATACAATTTCAGATTTATCTAAAGAATATAAAATAAGAACAGATTATATCTATGCAAATAATATTGATAAAAACTTAAGAGTACTTCAGATAGGAAAGAAAATTAATATTCCTACAGAACCAGGAATATTCTATTCCGTAAAAAAAGGAGATACTTTTGAAGGTTTGTCAAAGAGATTTGAAGTGGATGTTAAAACAATAAAAGAAGATAATGAAGTTGATAGACTTTTAGTAGGTGCTAAAATTTTCTTAAGAGAACCTAAAGTCTCAAGATATTTAAATAGTTTTAAGCAAGAATATGTTAAAAAAACTAATTTAGGTACTTTTTCAAATCCATTGATGGCTATGAGTTTAACTAGTAGTTTCGGTTCTAGAAAACACCCAGTATTAAAAAGAGTTTTAAATCATGCAGGAGTGGATTTAAAAGCTAAAACAGGAACAAAAGTTGTTTCAGCTAGAGAAGGTGTTGTTAGTTTTGCAGGTAGAGCAAGTGGGTATGGGAAGCTTATTATAATCAAACATTCAGATGGGTATGAAACAAGATATGCTCATTTAAGCAAAATAGATGTAAAAAAAGGTCAAAAAGTATCTCAGAATCAACATATAGCATTAAGTGGAGCTACAGGAAGGGTTAGTGGGCCTCACTTACATTTTGAAATAAGAAAAAATGGAAAAATAGAGAATCCGTTGACGTATCTAAAATTTTAA
- a CDS encoding ABC transporter ATP-binding protein yields MIKIDNLDFKIEKKDILKNIKLNIKEKKFIGIIGENGCGKSTLLKNIYRNYIPKKNSIYLDGIELNDYSVKDLSKKISVLSQNQKVIFDFTVKEIVEMGKYNKSSLFSKKDYENEIDEALEKVGMKHLKDSSFLTLSGGEMQRVLIARSIAQQSEVLLLDEPTNHLDVRYQYQIMDLVKSLDKTIVAVIHDINIASRYCDYIFAIKNGEIKYEGTPEEVIVSDKIKEIFQIEVKVITHPLNNKPIVIFL; encoded by the coding sequence GTGATAAAAATAGATAATTTAGATTTTAAAATAGAAAAGAAAGATATTTTAAAAAATATAAAATTAAATATAAAAGAAAAAAAATTTATTGGGATAATTGGAGAAAATGGATGTGGAAAAAGCACCCTTTTAAAAAATATCTATAGAAATTATATCCCTAAAAAAAATAGCATTTATTTAGATGGAATTGAACTAAATGATTATTCTGTAAAAGATTTATCTAAAAAGATATCTGTTTTAAGTCAAAATCAAAAGGTAATCTTTGATTTTACAGTTAAAGAAATTGTTGAAATGGGAAAGTATAATAAAAGTTCGTTATTTTCTAAAAAAGATTATGAAAATGAAATAGATGAAGCTTTAGAAAAGGTTGGGATGAAACATCTAAAAGACTCTAGTTTTTTAACACTTTCTGGAGGGGAGATGCAGAGAGTTTTAATAGCTAGATCTATAGCACAACAAAGTGAAGTGCTATTATTAGATGAGCCAACAAATCACTTAGATGTTAGATATCAATATCAAATTATGGATTTAGTAAAAAGTCTTGATAAAACAATAGTTGCAGTAATTCATGATATAAATATAGCAAGTCGTTATTGTGACTATATTTTTGCTATAAAAAATGGTGAGATAAAATATGAAGGAACACCAGAAGAGGTAATCGTATCCGACAAAATAAAGGAGATATTCCAAATAGAGGTAAAAGTGATAACTCATCCCTTAAATAACAAACCAATAGTAATTTTTTTATAA
- a CDS encoding FecCD family ABC transporter permease: MISKNKVIITTSVVCLVFLFCVSLFIGNYEINFFNGIKLLFGRGDNNSLEYKIFWNLRVPRTIMAIIVGMLLGSSGAITQTLFKNPMADPYIIGISASGTFGAVIAFLLGFSETYFGIFGSIFSFITSILIFKLSNNKRGNLDLSTLLIIGIAISALLRAIISLTMYLVGEDSFRVVLWTMGYLGGGDWKKIIILLIPLTFSLIYFYINRYNLDVILLSDEEAHSLGINIKKFKYKVLMISTFMVGFSVAFTGMIGFVGLIIPHLIRIIFGSSNIKLVPLSMFYGGFFLLFCDTISRGVSTTMEIPIGIVTAIFGAPFFIYLAFKNRRGV, encoded by the coding sequence ATGATTTCAAAAAATAAAGTTATAATAACAACCTCAGTAGTATGTTTAGTATTTTTATTTTGTGTCTCACTTTTCATAGGAAATTATGAAATAAATTTTTTTAATGGAATAAAATTACTTTTTGGTAGAGGAGACAATAACTCTTTAGAATATAAAATTTTTTGGAATTTAAGGGTTCCAAGAACTATTATGGCAATAATAGTTGGTATGTTGCTTGGAAGTAGTGGAGCTATAACTCAAACTCTTTTTAAAAATCCAATGGCAGATCCCTATATAATTGGAATTTCAGCAAGTGGAACATTTGGAGCAGTAATAGCTTTTTTATTAGGTTTTTCAGAAACATATTTTGGAATTTTTGGTTCAATTTTTTCTTTTATTACTTCAATTTTAATTTTTAAACTTTCTAATAATAAAAGAGGAAATTTAGATTTATCTACCCTTTTAATTATAGGAATAGCAATATCAGCTCTTTTAAGAGCAATAATCTCTTTAACAATGTATCTAGTTGGAGAGGATAGTTTTAGAGTGGTTCTTTGGACAATGGGATATTTAGGAGGAGGGGATTGGAAAAAAATTATAATTCTATTAATTCCTTTGACATTTTCATTGATATATTTTTATATAAATAGATATAACTTAGATGTAATCCTCCTTTCTGATGAAGAGGCTCATAGTTTAGGAATAAATATAAAAAAATTTAAATATAAAGTACTTATGATATCAACATTTATGGTTGGCTTTTCAGTTGCCTTTACAGGTATGATTGGATTTGTAGGACTTATAATTCCTCACTTAATAAGAATTATATTTGGAAGCAGTAATATTAAATTAGTTCCATTATCAATGTTTTATGGTGGATTTTTTCTTTTATTTTGCGATACAATTTCAAGAGGAGTCTCTACTACAATGGAGATACCAATAGGAATTGTAACTGCTATATTTGGAGCACCATTTTTTATATATTTAGCTTTTAAAAATAGAAGAGGTGTATAA
- a CDS encoding ABC transporter ATP-binding protein — translation MKKTSFGTLIYYLKKENKLLILFLSVRLAMTAIDVYSPLLIKNLIDDALPSKNINLLLKFSVVLIVLYILRLIFAVNSQANGKLMGSKIKQSMRNDLLSKLLNQPSEFFKKNQSGDLISRVINDLDSVSTLCHRGLEDFIFSVITILASIFIMFDFDLKLSLITLFPLPLTLIFVYRENKKMKAGHRNVRKNSGLLSANLHDILRTIAFLKDNYLEDYAQKRFFEKNSTLLESEKRNMVPSSLIVSGVTFYSNITQLIIILAGGYLYIKDGVTMGVILSFLLLVDRFRLRIMRMVGLVDIYQKGISGVNRFTEIINLKNRVDGEIPLKEPITSIEFKNIGFSYDEKSILQNFNLKVKQGEKIALVGESGIGKSTTASLLKRALTPTSGEILINNIPLNSITFKSYLERLGIVDQSDYIINGSLIDNITLIKENCLDNELNFAIEKSYVYEIFDKFPEGENTIIGEGGVHVSSGQRQKIAMARLFLKNPDLILLDEATNALDIINEKSILKNIKEEYSDRIVIAITHRLSILEDFDKIYVLGDDNIVESGSFKELLKLEGKFYRLYHGIR, via the coding sequence ATGAAAAAGACATCTTTTGGAACTCTTATTTACTATTTAAAAAAGGAAAATAAACTTCTTATTCTCTTTTTAAGTGTTAGGTTAGCTATGACTGCTATTGACGTTTACTCTCCTCTTTTAATTAAAAATTTAATTGATGATGCTCTTCCATCTAAAAATATTAATCTACTGTTAAAATTTTCTGTAGTTTTAATAGTTCTTTATATTTTACGATTAATCTTCGCTGTTAATTCACAAGCCAATGGAAAATTAATGGGAAGTAAGATTAAACAAAGTATGAGAAATGACCTTTTAAGTAAACTTTTAAATCAACCTAGTGAATTTTTTAAGAAAAATCAAAGTGGAGATTTAATATCTAGAGTTATTAATGACTTAGATAGTGTTTCTACTCTTTGTCATAGAGGTTTAGAAGATTTCATTTTCTCTGTTATAACTATTTTAGCCTCTATTTTTATTATGTTTGATTTTGATTTAAAACTTTCATTGATTACCTTATTTCCTTTACCATTAACATTAATATTTGTTTATAGAGAAAATAAAAAAATGAAAGCGGGACATCGAAATGTTCGAAAAAATTCAGGTCTACTTTCTGCTAATCTTCATGATATTTTAAGAACAATTGCTTTTTTAAAAGATAATTATTTAGAAGATTATGCACAGAAAAGATTTTTTGAAAAAAACTCTACTCTTTTAGAAAGTGAAAAGAGAAATATGGTCCCTTCTAGCTTAATTGTTTCTGGAGTTACTTTTTACTCAAATATAACACAACTTATAATTATTTTGGCTGGTGGTTATCTCTATATAAAAGATGGAGTTACAATGGGAGTTATTTTATCTTTCTTACTTTTAGTTGATCGTTTTAGACTTAGAATTATGAGAATGGTTGGTCTTGTTGATATATATCAAAAAGGAATATCTGGAGTTAATAGATTTACAGAAATTATAAATCTTAAAAATAGAGTTGATGGAGAAATTCCATTAAAAGAGCCTATTACTTCTATTGAGTTTAAAAATATTGGTTTTTCTTACGATGAAAAATCTATTTTACAAAATTTTAATTTAAAAGTAAAACAAGGTGAAAAAATAGCTTTAGTTGGAGAAAGTGGAATTGGAAAAAGCACAACTGCTTCTCTTTTAAAAAGAGCGTTAACCCCTACAAGTGGAGAAATTTTAATTAATAATATCCCTTTAAATAGCATAACTTTCAAAAGTTATTTAGAGCGACTTGGAATTGTTGATCAAAGCGATTATATTATAAATGGAAGTCTTATTGATAATATAACTCTTATTAAAGAAAATTGTTTAGACAATGAATTAAATTTTGCAATTGAAAAATCATATGTTTATGAAATTTTTGACAAATTTCCAGAAGGAGAAAATACTATCATTGGTGAAGGAGGAGTTCATGTGAGCTCTGGACAAAGACAAAAAATTGCTATGGCTAGATTATTCTTAAAAAATCCTGATTTGATTCTTTTAGATGAAGCAACTAATGCCTTAGATATTATCAATGAAAAATCTATTTTAAAAAATATAAAAGAGGAATATAGTGATAGAATTGTTATCGCAATAACTCATAGACTTAGTATCCTTGAAGATTTTGATAAAATCTATGTCTTGGGAGATGACAATATTGTTGAATCTGGTTCATTTAAAGAACTTTTAAAATTAGAAGGTAAATTCTATAGGTTATATCATGGAATTAGATAA
- a CDS encoding cation:dicarboxylate symporter family transporter → MNNVFFEQFLMISDLKTVGFLVALLVILFLINMLPKKKFNFSAKVMVATVVGLILGLAIQFVAGFPEDPMNLTFVKETTLWYSLLGGGFISLIRMLVIPLVMVSIIHVIINMKEDANLGDLVKRSLIITLVMVAISVGVGLLLGNLFEVGKVSTDAAQAVATEGGRKIREVSNIVDTLKALIPSNPVEAMVKLNIVGLVIFSAVVGVAAKRMSKKYMDTVKPFFDLINASQKIIVSMAMSIIRWMPLAVVPLLANTIAQKGIGAIAEVGKFIAVLYLATAVMFVIQMIAVSFFGLNPFTYVKKSISLMILAFTSRSSVGCLPVTISTLTNKLGVSESTASFVASFGTTAGMQGCAGIFPALTIVFVTNMSGHPIDATLIVMSIIVVAISSLGIAGIPGTATMAASVALSGTGLAAMFPLINPILAIDPIIDMPRTMLNVIGSVTNALMVDKSLGNLNHEVYQDAEAGNEANSSEIE, encoded by the coding sequence ATGAACAATGTATTTTTTGAACAATTTTTAATGATTAGTGATTTGAAAACTGTTGGATTCTTAGTAGCTTTATTAGTAATTTTATTTCTAATAAATATGTTACCAAAGAAAAAATTTAACTTTTCAGCAAAAGTTATGGTTGCAACAGTGGTTGGTTTAATTTTAGGATTAGCAATTCAATTTGTAGCTGGATTCCCAGAGGATCCAATGAACTTAACATTTGTAAAAGAGACAACACTATGGTACAGCTTACTTGGTGGAGGATTTATCTCTTTAATTAGAATGTTAGTTATTCCATTAGTTATGGTATCTATTATACATGTTATTATAAACATGAAAGAGGATGCGAATTTAGGAGATTTAGTAAAGAGAAGTTTAATCATTACTTTAGTAATGGTTGCAATTTCTGTAGGTGTAGGATTACTTTTAGGAAATCTATTTGAAGTTGGAAAAGTTTCAACTGATGCAGCACAAGCTGTAGCAACAGAGGGTGGAAGAAAAATCAGAGAGGTTAGCAACATTGTTGATACATTAAAAGCTCTTATTCCTTCGAATCCAGTAGAAGCAATGGTTAAGTTAAACATCGTTGGATTAGTTATATTCTCAGCAGTTGTTGGAGTAGCAGCAAAGAGAATGTCAAAGAAATATATGGATACTGTAAAGCCATTCTTTGATTTAATAAATGCTTCTCAAAAGATTATAGTATCAATGGCAATGAGTATTATTAGATGGATGCCTTTAGCAGTAGTACCATTATTAGCAAACACAATTGCACAAAAAGGTATTGGAGCAATAGCAGAAGTAGGAAAATTCATAGCAGTTTTATACTTAGCAACAGCAGTTATGTTTGTAATACAGATGATAGCAGTATCATTCTTTGGATTAAATCCATTTACATATGTAAAGAAAAGTATCTCTTTAATGATTTTAGCATTTACATCTAGATCAAGTGTTGGATGTTTACCAGTAACAATTTCAACATTAACTAATAAACTAGGTGTTAGTGAATCAACAGCAAGTTTTGTTGCAAGTTTTGGTACAACAGCAGGAATGCAAGGTTGTGCAGGAATATTCCCAGCATTAACAATTGTATTTGTTACAAATATGAGTGGACATCCAATTGATGCAACATTAATAGTAATGTCTATAATTGTTGTGGCAATTAGTTCATTAGGAATTGCAGGAATTCCAGGAACAGCAACAATGGCAGCTTCAGTTGCTTTATCAGGAACTGGATTAGCAGCTATGTTCCCTCTAATTAACCCAATCTTAGCAATCGATCCTATTATCGATATGCCAAGAACAATGTTAAACGTAATTGGATCAGTTACAAACGCATTAATGGTTGATAAGAGTTTAGGAAACTTAAATCATGAAGTTTATCAAGATGCAGAAGCAGGAAATGAAGCAAACTCTTCTGAGATTGAGTAA
- a CDS encoding ABC transporter substrate-binding protein, with the protein MKKIVLFLLITTLSFSRESIRAVSTSQFTTEILLAIGAENQLLGTSYLDDEILPELKEKYDKIPILSKSAPTKEQFYALNPNFLTGWKSIATPKNLGTVEELKENGVEVFFTKSQDTSKIEDIYNDILNFGNIFNLEENACNLVKKMKEDIGIIKEKNKFKEKVKVFAYDSQESAPFVVGGNGIGNTMIDIAGGENIFKNTNFSFGVGAWEKVLDENPQFIIVIDYGNTSYENKIKYLKNNSPISQLEAVKKNRFIRIPLSYISPGIKVSKGIEIISSGLSEDKK; encoded by the coding sequence ATGAAAAAAATAGTATTATTTTTATTAATAACTACTTTAAGTTTCTCTAGAGAGAGTATTAGAGCAGTTTCAACATCACAATTTACAACAGAGATTTTATTAGCTATAGGAGCAGAAAATCAACTTTTAGGAACTTCATATTTAGATGATGAAATATTGCCTGAGTTAAAAGAAAAATATGATAAAATTCCTATTTTATCAAAATCAGCACCTACAAAAGAGCAATTTTATGCTTTAAATCCTAATTTTTTAACTGGTTGGAAATCAATAGCAACACCTAAAAATTTAGGAACAGTAGAGGAACTAAAAGAGAATGGTGTAGAAGTTTTTTTTACTAAATCTCAAGATACTTCAAAAATAGAGGATATTTATAATGACATTTTAAATTTTGGAAATATATTTAATTTAGAAGAAAATGCTTGTAATCTTGTTAAGAAAATGAAGGAAGATATAGGTATAATAAAAGAGAAAAATAAATTTAAAGAAAAAGTTAAAGTTTTCGCATATGATAGCCAAGAATCAGCTCCTTTTGTAGTAGGTGGAAATGGAATAGGAAATACTATGATTGATATAGCAGGAGGAGAAAATATTTTTAAAAATACAAATTTTTCTTTCGGAGTTGGAGCTTGGGAAAAAGTTTTAGACGAAAATCCTCAGTTTATAATAGTTATAGATTATGGTAATACGAGTTATGAAAATAAAATAAAATATTTAAAAAATAACTCTCCAATATCTCAATTAGAAGCTGTAAAAAAGAATAGATTTATAAGAATACCATTGAGTTATATTTCACCAGGAATAAAGGTTAGTAAAGGAATTGAAATAATTTCCAGTGGATTAAGTGAGGATAAAAAGTGA
- a CDS encoding ABC transporter ATP-binding protein — MTLKLKNVAYSYGKNEILRNITHDFIPGELVGILGANGCGKSTLLKVIMGFLEKTNGKIYLDNLDSENFSRKSFAKKVSFIAQKSSQNLNFTVLEILKLGRVPHLKNSFKGLGDEDEKIIQDVIKKLNLQEYLNRDIKSLSGGEFQRVLLGRAFIQEGEVILLDEPTSALDINYSLEFLELLKERIKKKNLIGIIVIHDINLASLFCDRILFIKDGKIPIAGRPKDVIKKEWLEKVYGFKPEILNLDEDIYVLPKRGEK; from the coding sequence ATGACTTTAAAATTAAAAAATGTAGCATATTCATATGGGAAAAATGAGATTTTGAGAAACATAACTCATGACTTTATACCAGGAGAATTAGTAGGAATATTAGGAGCTAATGGATGTGGAAAATCTACACTTTTAAAAGTTATTATGGGATTTTTAGAAAAAACTAATGGAAAAATATACCTTGATAATTTGGATAGTGAAAATTTTTCAAGAAAATCTTTTGCTAAAAAAGTGTCTTTTATAGCTCAAAAGTCAAGTCAAAATTTAAATTTTACAGTGTTAGAAATTTTAAAGCTAGGAAGAGTACCACATTTAAAAAATAGTTTTAAAGGTCTTGGTGATGAGGATGAAAAAATTATACAAGATGTAATAAAAAAATTAAATTTACAAGAGTATTTAAATAGAGATATAAAGAGTTTAAGTGGAGGAGAATTTCAAAGAGTTTTGTTAGGAAGAGCATTTATTCAAGAGGGAGAAGTAATTCTCCTAGATGAACCAACTTCAGCATTGGATATAAATTATTCTTTAGAATTTTTAGAGTTATTAAAAGAGAGAATAAAAAAGAAAAATCTTATAGGAATAATCGTTATACATGATATAAATTTAGCATCTTTATTTTGTGATAGAATTCTTTTTATAAAAGATGGAAAAATACCAATTGCAGGTAGACCTAAAGATGTAATAAAAAAAGAGTGGTTAGAAAAAGTATATGGTTTTAAACCAGAGATTTTAAACTTAGACGAAGATATATACGTATTGCCAAAAAGAGGTGAAAAATGA
- a CDS encoding FecCD family ABC transporter permease, with protein sequence MKVKDRNIIIISLILIIILGTVAVTIGSVSLSPVHVWKILVNKILKREIFFIEWKKSTEMIVWNLRVPRVILALLSGAGLSLVGILMQALTKNSLASPYILGISSGASTGAVISIVLGSILGWSFSPGVGAFIFGTFTAFLVFYLAGNSGYSSTKLVLIGVAVSSLFSGITTFLVTTAKNESQLRGAMFWISGSLAGARWENLIILFLVLICSIILVTLKYRELNILIAGDELAETLGVDVKKLRFFIVIISTFLTGFIVSATGVIGFVGLVIPHICRGLVGSNHKRLIPCAILLGALFLLGTDTLTRVIFKTQEIPIGVITSMLGAPFFMSMLRKNSYNFGG encoded by the coding sequence GTGAAAGTAAAAGATAGAAATATAATTATAATATCTCTTATTTTAATTATAATTTTAGGAACAGTAGCAGTGACAATAGGAAGTGTTTCATTATCTCCAGTTCATGTTTGGAAGATTTTAGTAAATAAAATATTAAAAAGAGAGATTTTTTTTATTGAATGGAAAAAATCTACAGAGATGATTGTATGGAATTTAAGAGTACCAAGAGTTATTTTAGCTTTATTAAGTGGAGCAGGATTATCTTTAGTTGGAATTTTAATGCAGGCCTTGACGAAAAATTCTTTAGCTAGTCCATATATTTTAGGTATATCTTCAGGAGCTAGTACAGGAGCTGTAATATCTATTGTATTGGGAAGTATTTTAGGATGGTCTTTTTCACCAGGAGTAGGAGCTTTTATATTTGGAACTTTTACAGCTTTTTTGGTATTTTATTTAGCGGGAAATAGTGGATATTCTAGTACAAAATTAGTTTTAATAGGAGTTGCAGTCTCATCATTATTTTCAGGGATTACAACATTTTTGGTAACTACAGCAAAAAATGAATCACAATTAAGAGGAGCAATGTTTTGGATTTCTGGAAGTTTAGCAGGAGCTAGATGGGAAAATTTAATAATATTATTTTTAGTTTTAATATGTTCAATTATTTTAGTAACTTTAAAATATAGAGAATTAAATATTTTAATAGCAGGAGATGAATTAGCTGAAACATTAGGAGTTGATGTAAAAAAATTAAGATTTTTTATTGTCATAATTTCTACTTTTTTAACTGGTTTTATAGTTTCAGCAACAGGAGTAATTGGATTTGTTGGATTAGTAATTCCTCATATATGTAGAGGACTTGTAGGTAGTAATCATAAAAGATTAATACCTTGCGCAATTCTTTTGGGTGCTTTATTTTTATTAGGAACAGATACTTTAACTAGAGTTATATTTAAAACACAAGAGATTCCAATAGGAGTTATAACATCTATGTTAGGTGCTCCATTTTTTATGAGTATGTTAAGAAAAAATAGTTATAATTTTGGAGGATAA
- a CDS encoding sirohydrochlorin cobaltochelatase: MNFYKNMEKGAIIAAHFGTTHEDTKEKTIDIINEKLKKEFDKLDFFQVYTSRIINRILSKRGIENLNTSQILEKLIEQGYQHVIIQPTYIINGTEMEALKREVEIYSDKFEDIRVGTPLLTEVQDYFNLIEVIEKEIGNLKHDEGVVMIGHGTEHPALSAYPMLAYITRDLKNSIYIGTVEGYPSLENVVKELKRDNKRKVTLMPLMFVAGDHAKNDIAEDWKEALEENGFEIEVNLKGLGEIESIQNIFIEKAKELESRQPEDILVKKAEYAKGRKASH; this comes from the coding sequence ATGAATTTTTACAAAAACATGGAAAAAGGTGCAATTATAGCAGCACATTTTGGAACAACACACGAAGATACAAAAGAAAAAACAATAGATATAATAAATGAAAAATTAAAGAAAGAGTTTGATAAACTTGATTTTTTTCAAGTTTATACATCAAGAATTATAAATAGAATATTATCTAAAAGAGGTATTGAAAATTTAAATACTTCTCAAATTTTAGAGAAATTAATAGAACAAGGCTATCAACATGTAATTATACAACCTACTTACATAATAAATGGAACAGAGATGGAAGCTCTTAAAAGAGAAGTAGAGATTTACTCTGATAAATTTGAAGATATTAGAGTAGGAACTCCTTTATTGACAGAAGTGCAGGATTATTTTAACTTAATTGAAGTTATAGAAAAAGAAATTGGCAATTTAAAACACGATGAAGGTGTTGTAATGATAGGACATGGAACAGAACATCCAGCATTGTCAGCATATCCTATGCTGGCCTACATAACTAGAGATTTAAAAAACTCTATATATATTGGGACTGTTGAGGGATATCCTAGTTTAGAAAATGTTGTGAAAGAATTAAAAAGAGATAATAAAAGAAAAGTTACTTTAATGCCTCTTATGTTTGTGGCAGGAGATCATGCTAAAAATGATATAGCAGAAGATTGGAAAGAGGCTCTAGAAGAAAATGGTTTTGAGATAGAGGTAAATTTAAAAGGACTGGGAGAGATTGAATCTATTCAAAATATATTTATAGAGAAAGCTAAAGAGTTAGAATCTAGACAACCTGAAGACATATTAGTAAAAAAAGCAGAGTATGCTAAAGGAAGAAAAGCTTCTCATTAA